In Fructilactobacillus cliffordii, a single genomic region encodes these proteins:
- the grpE gene encoding nucleotide exchange factor GrpE encodes MAKEKETKATKKEQPADQQKPATKQAADEQPKTDVATEQTEKLQAEVAKLQEQLDGAQNDYLRSQAEIQNMQKRNQKEVSEMAKYGPQQLAKDIVPALDDLTRALDVQVDDESGQQLKTGIEMVVKHLDKALTDNDIHAVDEVGVQFDPEIHQAVQTVPASDEHPADTVVQVLQTGYRLADRVIRPAMVIVAQ; translated from the coding sequence ATGGCCAAAGAAAAAGAAACCAAAGCCACGAAAAAAGAGCAACCAGCTGACCAACAAAAGCCAGCAACAAAGCAAGCAGCTGACGAACAACCAAAAACAGATGTTGCGACTGAGCAAACGGAAAAGTTGCAGGCTGAGGTTGCTAAGTTGCAAGAACAACTAGATGGAGCGCAAAATGATTATTTACGTTCCCAAGCAGAGATTCAAAACATGCAAAAACGGAATCAAAAAGAAGTCAGTGAAATGGCTAAGTATGGTCCCCAGCAGCTAGCCAAGGACATCGTTCCGGCATTGGATGATTTAACCAGAGCGTTAGACGTTCAGGTTGATGATGAAAGTGGCCAGCAACTAAAGACTGGGATTGAAATGGTGGTTAAACATCTAGACAAGGCGTTAACTGATAATGATATCCACGCCGTTGATGAAGTGGGAGTGCAATTTGACCCGGAGATTCATCAAGCGGTGCAAACAGTGCCAGCGAGTGATGAACATCCAGCTGACACAGTTGTGCAAGTCTTACAAACCGGTTATCGATTAGCTGATCGAGTGATTCGTCCAGCA
- the ribF gene encoding riboflavin biosynthesis protein RibF has protein sequence MKIIKLAYPLEAEQQFPAPVVLAMGFFDGVHLGHQNVINRAKEIALERQLPLAILTYDHHPALVYQKLTGDSARYLTLHPEKYRLFELLGVDYVYEVNYDHDFQAQAPQTFVDNFIVRMGAAVVVAGFDHTYGTKDAAMANLGEYAHHRFTVETVPALLLDEKKVSSTRVRRNLSDGHLETVRRLLGRPFEISGTVVHGLARGRTLGFPTANVQYDDLQRMPPLGVYIVLMQIDHQWYPGMASIGKNVTFGDQNPVTLEVNLLDFQRNLYGKQIQVQFLKKTRNEVKYQGEAALIDQLNRDEQETRNFFQSREA, from the coding sequence ATGAAAATTATCAAGTTGGCCTATCCGCTAGAAGCAGAGCAACAATTTCCGGCGCCAGTGGTGTTAGCAATGGGTTTTTTTGACGGAGTGCATCTCGGACACCAGAACGTCATTAATCGGGCAAAGGAAATTGCGTTAGAGCGTCAGCTGCCGCTCGCCATTTTAACCTATGATCATCATCCAGCACTGGTATATCAAAAGCTAACCGGGGATTCCGCGCGTTATTTAACCCTGCATCCGGAGAAGTATCGATTATTTGAACTGCTCGGGGTGGATTATGTGTATGAGGTTAACTATGACCATGACTTTCAAGCGCAAGCACCCCAGACATTCGTGGATAATTTTATTGTTCGGATGGGCGCCGCGGTGGTCGTAGCTGGTTTTGATCATACCTACGGAACTAAGGACGCCGCCATGGCAAACTTAGGAGAATATGCCCACCACCGGTTTACGGTCGAAACGGTTCCTGCGTTGTTGCTGGACGAGAAAAAAGTTAGTTCGACCCGGGTGCGCCGGAATTTGAGTGACGGCCACTTGGAAACAGTTCGGCGTTTATTGGGCCGGCCATTTGAAATTAGTGGAACGGTTGTGCATGGCCTAGCAAGGGGTCGGACCCTTGGGTTTCCGACTGCTAACGTTCAATATGATGACTTACAACGAATGCCACCGCTGGGAGTTTACATTGTCTTGATGCAGATTGATCACCAGTGGTATCCCGGGATGGCTTCGATTGGAAAAAACGTGACCTTTGGCGATCAAAATCCCGTGACGCTGGAGGTTAATTTATTGGATTTTCAGCGCAATTTGTATGGGAAACAAATTCAAGTTCAATTTTTGAAGAAAACTCGTAATGAGGTTAAATATCAAGGAGAAGCGGCATTGATTGACCAATTAAACCGAGATGAGCAAGAAACCAGAAACTTTTTTCAATCTAGGGAAGCGTAA
- the hrcA gene encoding heat-inducible transcriptional repressor HrcA, translating into MLTDRQNLILKQIVDEYSQTGEPVGSKSLAQHLPIKVSSATIRNEMSVLSQNHFIEQVHTSSGRIPSYQGYRYYVDNLTQPIPLEVQARDYITEMLAGSFKQLDDIVRQSADLLSQITDYTALTFTPMLQQQDVVESFRLTQINHQNFMAIMMMKSGLVQSQPFLTEQPLTSSDGSHVEAWLNQHLRGESLSQVTQTLEAELASGNQQPADFTQIVNAFVVVANKLRHEQFFVSGRSNLFHGVGAETFANLKPLYSSLSSATDLDTILQSSGQDVSVRLGSELHNDLWRNYSIISGTYDAGAHGVGRIAVIGPTRMFYPRVMGLVDAFRDELQTRIRSYYHDYDQ; encoded by the coding sequence ATGCTCACTGACAGACAAAACTTGATTCTTAAACAGATTGTTGATGAATATTCGCAAACGGGGGAACCCGTTGGTTCGAAATCTTTGGCACAACACTTGCCAATTAAAGTTAGTTCAGCAACGATTCGGAACGAGATGAGTGTGCTTAGTCAAAATCACTTTATCGAACAGGTGCATACTTCTTCGGGACGAATTCCTTCTTATCAAGGTTATCGATATTACGTTGATAATTTGACGCAACCGATTCCACTAGAAGTCCAGGCACGCGACTACATTACAGAAATGTTAGCCGGGTCGTTTAAACAGTTAGACGATATTGTCAGACAGTCGGCCGATTTACTCTCCCAGATTACTGATTATACGGCACTAACGTTTACTCCGATGCTGCAACAGCAGGATGTAGTCGAGTCCTTCCGCCTCACGCAAATTAACCATCAGAACTTCATGGCCATTATGATGATGAAAAGTGGTCTAGTGCAAAGCCAACCATTTTTAACCGAGCAACCTTTGACGAGTTCTGACGGAAGCCATGTAGAAGCTTGGTTAAACCAACATCTACGTGGCGAATCACTAAGTCAAGTAACGCAAACTTTAGAAGCGGAGCTTGCAAGTGGTAATCAGCAGCCTGCTGATTTTACGCAGATTGTGAATGCGTTTGTGGTAGTAGCTAATAAGTTACGTCATGAGCAGTTCTTTGTCAGTGGTAGAAGTAACCTCTTCCACGGAGTGGGGGCCGAAACGTTTGCAAACTTGAAACCGCTCTACTCCTCGTTGAGTTCGGCAACTGACTTAGACACGATTTTACAATCTAGCGGTCAAGATGTATCGGTGCGATTAGGTTCAGAACTGCATAATGATTTATGGCGTAATTACAGTATCATTAGTGGAACCTATGATGCTGGTGCACATGGAGTTGGACGGATTGCGGTAATTGGTCCGACCCGAATGTTTTATCCACGGGTGATGGGCTTGGTAGACGCCTTTCGCGATGAACTACAAACAAGAATTCGTAGTTACTATCATGACTACGATCAGTAA